The following are from one region of the Poecilia reticulata strain Guanapo linkage group LG7, Guppy_female_1.0+MT, whole genome shotgun sequence genome:
- the cfap126 gene encoding protein Flattop isoform X2 has product MSSNFSANQRPSAHVGHTSFIVNSRGHLHPGVKKGITWPDFKGTWDLPTRIPANHIDPTARSKDGLRRLKLWGICPPEEGKSQSGXGSRNTDVDKKTSEDAPPPADDPSKEAEVRSECQSGAEVRSECQSGAEVRSESQSGSIAGSGSQGSQRREPGSAAQENLQATQNGKPMSATEESQALISRVGSETQEIPESILGTPHRIIRYSAVRQL; this is encoded by the exons ATGTCTTCCAATTTCTCAGCCAACCAG CGACCCAGTGCACACGTGGGTCACACCTCCTTCATTGTGAACAGCAGGGGTCATCTGCACCCAGGGGTGAAG AAAGGCATAACCTGGCCAGATTTTAAGGGCACTTGGGATTTACCGACTCGTATCCCAGCCAACCACATCGACCCAACTGCCCGTTCAAAGGACGGTCTCAGGAGACTCAAGTTGTGGGGAATCTGCCCACCAGAGGAGGGGAAATCCCAATCAGGCASAGGCAGCAGRAACACAGATGTTGACAAGAAG ACCAGCGAGGACGCACCCCCGCCTGCTGATGACCCGTCTAAAGAAGCTGAAGTCCGGTCGGAGTGTCAGAGCGGAGCTGAAGTCCGGTCGGAGTGTCAGAGCGGAGCTGAAGTCCGGTCGGAGTCTCAGAGCGGCTCCATCGCTGGGAGTGGGAGCCAGGGCTCACAGAGACGTGAGCCTGGATCTGCTGCTCAAGAAAACCTTCAAGCCACACAGAACGGCAAGCCAATGAGTGCAACTGAAGAGAGTCAGGCTTTGATAAGTAGAGTTGGCAGTGAAACCCAAGAGATACCGGAGTCCATATTGGGAACACCACACAGAATCATAAGGTACAGTGCAGTGCGGCAACTGTAA
- the ccnq gene encoding cyclin-Q has protein sequence MEGPSCRLSAAAEELRPSGRRDAGSEPTWDTKTHFRVCRFIMETGVKLCMRSVPVATACVLYHRFFQRVTSRVYEPYLVAMSCLYLAGKVEEQHIRTRDIINVSHRYFNKGSAPLECDKEFWDLRDSVVQCELLILRQLNFHVSFEHPHKYLLHYLLSVKSLVNRHAWSRTPVAETSWALLRDCYHGDMCIRHTPQHIAVAALYLALNSYGVELPAGEKEWWQVLCEDVTKADINAVISDLLRLYDMEAKCI, from the exons ATGGAGGGCCCGTCCTGTCGGTTATCTGCTGCGGCAGAAGAACTCCGGCCGTCGGGCAGGAGGGACGCTGGGTCGGAGCCCACGTGGGACACGAAGACTCACTTTCGTGTGTGTCGCTTTATAATGGAAACAG GAGTGAAGCTCTGTATGCGCTCAGTACCCGTGGCAACGGCCTGTGTGCTGTACCATCGTTTCTTCCAGCGGGTCACATCCCGTGTTTATGAACCCTACCTGGTGGCCATGAGCTGCTTGTACTTGGCTGGAAAAGTGGAGGAGCAGCACATCCGGACCCGGGACATCATCAATGTGAGCCACAG GTACTTTAATAAAGGCAGTGCTCCTCTCGAATGTGATAAGGAGTTCTGGGACCTAAGGGACAGCGTGGTGCAGTGTGAACTCCTCATCCTACGACAGCTCAACTTCCACGTCTCCTTTGAACATCCTCACAAG TATTTGCTCCACTACCTGCTTTCTGTGAAATCACTTGTGAACCGGCACGCTTGGTCTCGAACCCCCGTGGCTGAGACTTCCTGGGCATTGCTGAGAGACTGTTACCATGGAGACATGTGCATCCGCCACACACCACAACACATCGCGGTAGCTGCACTCTACCTGGCGCTGAACAGCTACGGAGTGGAGCTGCCCGCTGGAGAGAAGGAGTGGTGGCAG GTGCTGTGTGAGGACGTGACCAAAGCAGACATCAACGCTGTGATCTCAGACCTTCTCCGGCTGTATGACATGGAGGCCAAGTGTATCTGA
- the cfap126 gene encoding protein Flattop isoform X1 — protein sequence MSSNFSANQYEGTFGSKRLLNWCQSKDFKERPSAHVGHTSFIVNSRGHLHPGVKKGITWPDFKGTWDLPTRIPANHIDPTARSKDGLRRLKLWGICPPEEGKSQSGXGSRNTDVDKKTSEDAPPPADDPSKEAEVRSECQSGAEVRSECQSGAEVRSESQSGSIAGSGSQGSQRREPGSAAQENLQATQNGKPMSATEESQALISRVGSETQEIPESILGTPHRIIRYSAVRQL from the exons ATGTCTTCCAATTTCTCAGCCAACCAG tacgAGGGCACCTTCGGATCCAAGAGGCTTCTGAACTGGTGTCAGTCTAAAGACTTTAAAGAG CGACCCAGTGCACACGTGGGTCACACCTCCTTCATTGTGAACAGCAGGGGTCATCTGCACCCAGGGGTGAAG AAAGGCATAACCTGGCCAGATTTTAAGGGCACTTGGGATTTACCGACTCGTATCCCAGCCAACCACATCGACCCAACTGCCCGTTCAAAGGACGGTCTCAGGAGACTCAAGTTGTGGGGAATCTGCCCACCAGAGGAGGGGAAATCCCAATCAGGCASAGGCAGCAGRAACACAGATGTTGACAAGAAG ACCAGCGAGGACGCACCCCCGCCTGCTGATGACCCGTCTAAAGAAGCTGAAGTCCGGTCGGAGTGTCAGAGCGGAGCTGAAGTCCGGTCGGAGTGTCAGAGCGGAGCTGAAGTCCGGTCGGAGTCTCAGAGCGGCTCCATCGCTGGGAGTGGGAGCCAGGGCTCACAGAGACGTGAGCCTGGATCTGCTGCTCAAGAAAACCTTCAAGCCACACAGAACGGCAAGCCAATGAGTGCAACTGAAGAGAGTCAGGCTTTGATAAGTAGAGTTGGCAGTGAAACCCAAGAGATACCGGAGTCCATATTGGGAACACCACACAGAATCATAAGGTACAGTGCAGTGCGGCAACTGTAA
- the cfap126 gene encoding protein Flattop isoform X3 produces the protein MSSNFSANQKGITWPDFKGTWDLPTRIPANHIDPTARSKDGLRRLKLWGICPPEEGKSQSGXGSRNTDVDKKTSEDAPPPADDPSKEAEVRSECQSGAEVRSECQSGAEVRSESQSGSIAGSGSQGSQRREPGSAAQENLQATQNGKPMSATEESQALISRVGSETQEIPESILGTPHRIIRYSAVRQL, from the exons ATGTCTTCCAATTTCTCAGCCAACCAG AAAGGCATAACCTGGCCAGATTTTAAGGGCACTTGGGATTTACCGACTCGTATCCCAGCCAACCACATCGACCCAACTGCCCGTTCAAAGGACGGTCTCAGGAGACTCAAGTTGTGGGGAATCTGCCCACCAGAGGAGGGGAAATCCCAATCAGGCASAGGCAGCAGRAACACAGATGTTGACAAGAAG ACCAGCGAGGACGCACCCCCGCCTGCTGATGACCCGTCTAAAGAAGCTGAAGTCCGGTCGGAGTGTCAGAGCGGAGCTGAAGTCCGGTCGGAGTGTCAGAGCGGAGCTGAAGTCCGGTCGGAGTCTCAGAGCGGCTCCATCGCTGGGAGTGGGAGCCAGGGCTCACAGAGACGTGAGCCTGGATCTGCTGCTCAAGAAAACCTTCAAGCCACACAGAACGGCAAGCCAATGAGTGCAACTGAAGAGAGTCAGGCTTTGATAAGTAGAGTTGGCAGTGAAACCCAAGAGATACCGGAGTCCATATTGGGAACACCACACAGAATCATAAGGTACAGTGCAGTGCGGCAACTGTAA
- the LOC103466943 gene encoding alpha-1,3-mannosyl-glycoprotein 4-beta-N-acetylglucosaminyltransferase C has product MRRRSRKKNAVLAVLLLVTVLYFLYPLDFLLMGWTRSAPKQLSWQLERLVSKESWAEQGDYLHLNVTYQLLAGTPSTRQKFLTIGMSSVKRKKGSYLVPTLQSLFSQSSREERSSMVVVVLIADFDVRWITSTVREINSTFASELDLGQLLVIHVSQKWYPPLTGLKRNYNDAPDRVSFRSKQNVDYSFLIHYSAGLGQYYLQLEDDVFSAQNFLTTIRKHIEEQNAKKDRWAMLEFSALGYIGKLYKSADLPLLARFLFLFYQEMPCDWLMSHFRQLMTQRETILFKPSLFQHMGTFSSFQGTFNKLKDKNFEEGLYTNPSAEVYSNMSTYQKYFPKLAWDPGEGFFWGRSPGRGDYLTVVFLEPVVVAGILVETGSGGKDLLDSGQVELGQDVFTAAMKSCKTFQSLGAFMNGKFEMREVDKRHGSASSCLRISVTAGQKDWLIIRKIRITTKSSAS; this is encoded by the exons ATGCGACGGCGCTCTAGGAAGAAGAATGCAGTTCTGGCAGTTCTGCTTCTCGTCACTGTCCTGTACTTCCTCTATCCGTTGGATTTCCTCCTCATG GGTTGGACTAGATCGGCTCCAAAGCAACTGAGCTGGCAATTGGAGAGGCTCGTCAGTAAGGAGTCCTGGGCGGAACAGGGAGATTATCTGCATCTCAATGTGACCTATCAGCTGCTGGCAGGAACGCCATCCACTCGGCAGA AGTTCCTAACCATCGGCATGTCGTCAGTCAAGCGGAAGAAGGGCAGCTACCTGGTKCCCACGCTGCAGTCGCTCTTCTCCCAGTCGTCTCGTGAAGAGCGCTCCtccatggtggtggtggtactGATCGCAGACTTTGACGTTCGCTGGATAACCAGTACCGTCAGGGAAATCAACTCAACGTTTGCCTCTGAGCTGGACCTAGGCCAGCTTTTAGTCATCCACGTGTCGCAGAAGTGGTACCCTCCTCTGACAG GCTTGAAGAGGAACTACAACGACGCTCCTGACCGGGTGTCGTTCCGCTCCAAGCAGAATGTGGATTACTCCTTTTTGATCCACTACAGTGCAGGTCTGGGGCAGTACTACCTCCAGCTGGAAGACGACGTCTTTTCAGCACAGAACTTTCTCACAACTATTCGGAAGCACATTGAGGAGCAAAACGCAAAAAAGGACAGGTGGGCAATGTTGGAGTTTTCAGCCCTTGGTTACATTGGGAAACTCTACAAGTCCGCCGACCTTCCTCTTCTGGCCcgcttcctttttctcttttaccaAGAAATGCCTTGTGACTGGCTGATGTCTCATTTCCGACAGCTGATGACCCAAAGAGAGACCATCCTCTTTAAACCCTCACTCTTCCAACACATGGGCACTTTTTCGTCATTCCAGGGAACATTCAACAAGCTAAAGGATAAGAACTTTGAAGAGGGACTATACACCAATCCCTCAGCTGAAGTGTATTCAAACATGTCCACCTACCAGAAGTACTTCCCCAAACTGGCCTGGGATCCCGGGGAGGGCTTCTTCTGGGGGCGCTCTCCAGGAAGAGGAGATTATTTGACGGTGGTGTTCCTGGAGCCTGTGGTGGTTGCGGGGATACTGGTGGAAACGGGATCAGGAGGAAAGGACCTCCTGGACTCTGGTCAGGTGGAGCTAGGCCAAGACGTGTTCACTGCAGCGATGAAGAGCTGTAAAACCTTCCAGTCACTGGGAGCTTTTATGAATGGAAAATTTGAGATGCGAGAGGTAGACAAACGGCACGGCTCTGCTTCTTCGTGTCTGAGGATATCTGTGACCGCCGGGCAGAAAGACTGGCTGATCATTCGGAAAATAAGAATCACAACGAAGTCCAGCGCATCCTGA